From the Burkholderia glumae LMG 2196 = ATCC 33617 genome, one window contains:
- a CDS encoding replicative DNA helicase, giving the protein MNVPHDPQIESLKVPPHSVEAEQSVLGGLLLDNSAWDRIADFLSQQDFYRYDHRLIYEHIGRLIASTRPADVVTVYEALVTSGKADDVGGLAYLNALAQNTPSAANIRRYAEIVRDRAVLRRLVSVADEIAADAFNPQGKEVRQLLDEAESKVFSIAEEGARGTQGFLDIGPLLTQVVERIDTLYHTANPSDVTGTPTGFVDLDRMTSGMHGGELIIVAGRPSMGKTAFSMNIGEYVAVEYGLPVAVFSMEMPGTQLVMRMLGSVGRLDQHRMRTGRLTDEDWPKLTHAVQKMSEAQLFIDETGGLNPMELRSRARRLARQCGKLGLIIVDYLQLMTGSSQGENRATEISEISRSLKSLAKELDVPVIALSQLNRGLEQRPNKRPVMSDLRESGAIEQDADVILFIYRDEVYNPDSPDKGTAEIIIGKQRNGPIGPVRLTFTGQFTKFDNFAGAQNFYGE; this is encoded by the coding sequence ATGAACGTGCCGCACGACCCCCAAATCGAATCGCTGAAAGTTCCGCCGCACTCGGTCGAGGCCGAGCAATCGGTGCTGGGCGGCCTCCTGCTGGACAACAGCGCATGGGACCGCATCGCCGACTTTCTGTCGCAGCAGGATTTCTACCGCTACGATCACCGGCTGATCTACGAGCACATCGGGCGGCTGATTGCCTCGACGCGGCCGGCCGACGTGGTGACCGTGTACGAGGCGCTCGTCACCTCGGGCAAGGCCGACGACGTGGGCGGGCTGGCCTACCTGAATGCGCTGGCGCAAAACACGCCGAGCGCCGCCAACATCCGCCGCTACGCCGAAATCGTGCGCGATCGCGCCGTGCTGCGCCGGCTCGTCTCGGTAGCCGACGAGATCGCCGCCGACGCGTTCAACCCGCAGGGCAAGGAAGTGCGCCAGCTGCTCGACGAGGCTGAATCGAAGGTGTTCTCGATCGCCGAGGAGGGCGCGCGCGGCACGCAGGGCTTCCTCGACATCGGGCCGCTCCTCACCCAGGTGGTGGAGCGCATCGATACGCTGTATCACACCGCGAACCCGAGCGACGTGACCGGCACGCCCACCGGCTTCGTCGACCTCGACCGGATGACCTCGGGGATGCATGGCGGCGAGCTGATCATCGTGGCCGGCCGGCCCTCGATGGGCAAGACCGCGTTCTCGATGAACATCGGCGAATACGTCGCCGTCGAATACGGGCTGCCGGTCGCGGTGTTCTCGATGGAAATGCCGGGCACCCAGCTCGTGATGCGGATGCTCGGCTCGGTGGGCCGGCTCGACCAGCACCGCATGCGTACCGGGCGCCTGACCGACGAGGACTGGCCGAAACTCACGCACGCGGTGCAGAAGATGAGCGAGGCGCAGCTGTTCATCGACGAGACGGGCGGCCTGAACCCGATGGAACTGCGCTCGCGCGCCCGGCGGCTCGCGCGGCAGTGCGGCAAGCTCGGCCTGATCATCGTCGACTACCTGCAGCTGATGACGGGCTCGTCGCAGGGCGAGAACCGCGCCACCGAGATTTCCGAAATTTCGCGTTCGCTGAAGAGCCTGGCCAAGGAGCTGGACGTGCCGGTGATCGCGCTCTCGCAGCTCAATCGCGGCCTCGAGCAGCGGCCGAACAAGCGCCCGGTGATGTCCGACCTGCGCGAATCGGGCGCCATCGAGCAGGATGCCGACGTGATCCTGTTCATCTACCGCGACGAGGTCTACAACCCCGACAGCCCCGACAAGGGCACCGCCGAGATCATCATCGGCAAGCAGCGTAACGGCCCGATCGGCCCGGTGCGTCTGACCTTCACCGGACAATTCACGAAATTCGACAATTTCGCCGGCGCGCAGAATTTCTACGGCGAGTGA
- a CDS encoding DUF47 domain-containing protein has product MFGRFMPTEGKFFEIFNSHANFIVAGGRELELLIDNLADAEIHKQKVQSAEKSADKLTHEAIDLLHKTFITPIDRDDIHKLITTMDDVLDLMEDVATAVLLYDVQSVTSEASQLARIVTQAVQHLQQAVALLSDMKQSARILKACEEIDRWESEADRVLRSAMSKLFREENDVKTLIKLKAIYELLEEITDKCEDVANIIEGIVLENA; this is encoded by the coding sequence ATGTTCGGCCGATTCATGCCCACCGAGGGCAAGTTCTTCGAAATCTTCAATTCGCACGCAAATTTCATCGTGGCCGGCGGCCGCGAACTCGAATTGCTGATCGACAATCTCGCGGACGCCGAGATCCACAAGCAGAAGGTCCAGTCGGCCGAGAAATCGGCGGACAAGCTTACCCACGAGGCGATCGACCTGCTGCACAAGACCTTCATCACGCCGATCGACCGTGACGACATCCACAAGCTGATCACGACGATGGACGACGTGCTCGACCTGATGGAGGATGTCGCCACGGCCGTGCTGCTCTACGACGTGCAGTCCGTGACTTCGGAGGCGAGCCAGCTCGCGCGCATCGTCACGCAGGCCGTGCAGCACCTGCAGCAGGCGGTGGCGCTGCTGTCGGACATGAAGCAGTCGGCGCGCATCCTCAAGGCCTGCGAGGAGATCGACCGCTGGGAATCCGAGGCCGACCGCGTGCTGCGCTCGGCCATGTCGAAGCTCTTCCGCGAGGAGAACGACGTCAAGACGCTGATCAAGCTGAAGGCGATCTACGAACTGCTCGAGGAAATCACCGACAAGTGCGAGGACGTGGCGAACATCATCGAAGGCATCGTGCTGGAAAACGCCTGA
- a CDS encoding inorganic phosphate transporter, translating into MHSIQLAIWAVATLVIVALVFDFMNGFHDAANSIATVVSTGVLKPQQAVAFAAVFNVVAYFVFHLKVAQTVGKGTIDPAIVDHYVVFGALVGAIGWNVITWYYGIPSSSSHALIGGLVGAAVAKSGWGSLNLDGLMKTVAFIFVSPLLGFVLGSLFMLVVSWFYFRTPPSRVDRRFRKLQLVSAGLYSLGHGGNDAQKTIGMIWMLLIATGYASAGADAPPIWVIGACYLSMGLGTLFGGWRIVRTMGQKITKLKPVGGFCAELGGAITLFSASWLGIPVSTTHTITGAIVGVGATRKLSAVRWGVAGNIVWAWVLTIPASALIAAAGWWVGHQVF; encoded by the coding sequence ATGCATTCGATACAACTCGCCATCTGGGCCGTCGCGACGCTCGTGATCGTCGCGCTCGTGTTCGACTTCATGAACGGCTTCCACGACGCGGCGAACTCGATCGCCACCGTCGTTTCCACCGGCGTGCTGAAGCCGCAGCAGGCGGTGGCATTCGCCGCCGTGTTCAACGTGGTCGCCTATTTCGTGTTCCACCTGAAGGTCGCGCAGACCGTGGGCAAGGGCACCATCGATCCCGCCATCGTCGATCATTACGTGGTGTTCGGCGCGCTGGTCGGCGCGATCGGCTGGAACGTCATCACCTGGTATTACGGGATTCCGTCGAGTTCGTCGCATGCGCTGATCGGCGGGCTGGTCGGCGCGGCCGTCGCGAAATCGGGCTGGGGCTCGCTGAATCTCGACGGTCTGATGAAGACGGTGGCCTTCATTTTCGTCTCGCCGCTGCTCGGTTTCGTGCTCGGCTCGCTGTTCATGCTCGTGGTGTCCTGGTTCTATTTCCGCACGCCGCCGAGCAGGGTGGACCGGCGCTTCCGCAAGCTGCAACTGGTCTCGGCCGGGCTCTACAGCCTCGGCCACGGCGGCAACGACGCACAGAAGACGATCGGCATGATCTGGATGCTGCTGATCGCGACCGGCTACGCCTCGGCCGGCGCCGATGCGCCGCCCATCTGGGTGATCGGCGCCTGCTACCTGTCGATGGGGCTCGGCACGCTGTTCGGCGGCTGGCGCATCGTGCGCACGATGGGGCAGAAGATCACCAAGCTCAAGCCGGTCGGCGGGTTCTGCGCCGAGCTGGGCGGGGCGATCACGCTGTTCTCGGCGTCCTGGCTCGGCATCCCCGTGTCGACCACGCACACCATCACGGGCGCGATCGTCGGCGTGGGCGCGACGCGCAAGCTGTCGGCCGTGCGTTGGGGCGTGGCCGGTAATATCGTGTGGGCCTGGGTGCTGACGATTCCGGCCTCGGCGCTGATCGCAGCGGCCGGCTGGTGGGTGGGGCACCAGGTGTTTTGA
- a CDS encoding C40 family peptidase: MLRIWLSIVVVSLLAACSTAPQQRSARSSAGPRISTPRAFAPPPDFPNFVDHSIGREEIPIQAMSLVGIPYRWGGNTPDAGFDCSGLVRYIVSRAANVSLPRTTAEMSTRGVSVEPDEIAPGDLVFFNTTGRPHSHVGIYVGKLRFVNAPSTGGTVRLDYLTNPYWAKHFDGIRRVAPPRHAPTPFDTPTYEADNRQPEAPPSSAPPSLSATPRGAAAAPAYATARAEPAPAVAMAAPTAAAHGMSPPIQDAAAGADPFEPPPAALSAAQRQARAAGATSAVATTPAAAAAPSASAGQSLATAAATRGGSYAAPAPAAAANAEPDAIDAAADAFEPPPPTARAAAQQARLASPDGVRVIRASTAPPSTAGSGDDPIARFANGSD, translated from the coding sequence ATGCTGCGAATCTGGCTATCGATCGTCGTCGTTTCCCTGCTCGCCGCGTGCTCGACCGCGCCGCAGCAGCGGTCGGCGCGCTCGTCCGCGGGCCCGCGCATCAGCACGCCGCGCGCCTTCGCACCGCCGCCCGACTTCCCGAACTTCGTCGATCACAGCATCGGCCGCGAGGAAATCCCGATCCAGGCGATGAGCCTCGTCGGCATTCCCTACCGCTGGGGCGGCAACACGCCCGACGCGGGTTTCGATTGCAGCGGCCTCGTGCGCTATATCGTGTCGCGCGCCGCCAACGTGTCGCTGCCGCGCACCACCGCCGAGATGAGCACGCGCGGCGTGTCGGTCGAGCCCGACGAGATCGCGCCCGGCGACCTCGTGTTCTTCAACACCACCGGGCGGCCGCATTCTCACGTCGGGATCTACGTGGGCAAGCTGCGCTTCGTCAACGCGCCCTCGACAGGCGGCACGGTGCGGCTCGACTATCTGACCAATCCCTACTGGGCCAAGCACTTCGACGGCATCCGGCGCGTAGCGCCGCCGCGCCATGCGCCGACACCGTTCGATACGCCGACCTACGAAGCCGACAACCGCCAGCCCGAGGCGCCGCCCTCCTCCGCACCGCCATCGCTGTCGGCAACACCGCGCGGGGCAGCCGCCGCACCGGCATATGCGACGGCGCGAGCCGAGCCGGCGCCGGCCGTGGCCATGGCAGCGCCGACAGCCGCCGCCCACGGCATGTCGCCGCCGATTCAGGACGCCGCTGCAGGCGCCGATCCGTTCGAGCCACCGCCCGCCGCACTCTCGGCCGCGCAGCGCCAGGCCCGTGCGGCAGGCGCGACGAGCGCCGTTGCAACCACCCCCGCCGCAGCGGCGGCGCCATCCGCATCCGCGGGCCAGAGCCTCGCGACGGCCGCCGCTACGCGCGGCGGCAGCTATGCCGCGCCGGCTCCGGCGGCGGCCGCAAACGCCGAGCCCGATGCGATCGACGCCGCCGCCGACGCATTCGAGCCGCCGCCGCCCACCGCGCGCGCGGCAGCGCAACAGGCGCGGCTCGCCTCGCCCGACGGCGTGCGGGTGATTCGCGCCTCGACGGCGCCGCCGTCCACCGCCGGCAGCGGCGACGATCCGATCGCCCGCTTCGCGAACGGCAGCGACTGA
- a CDS encoding VOC family protein: MQVQRVVANFKALDLNRARSFYQDIFGLELCMDHGWIQTYGSRTKMTIQVSFAEEGGSGTPVPDLSIEVDDVESAYERVKASGFAIEYGPVDEPWGVRRFFVRDPFNKLINVLAHI, translated from the coding sequence GTGCAAGTTCAACGTGTGGTAGCCAACTTCAAGGCGCTCGATCTCAATCGAGCCCGGTCGTTCTATCAAGACATTTTCGGTCTTGAGCTTTGTATGGATCACGGGTGGATTCAGACTTACGGTTCTAGAACCAAGATGACAATTCAGGTGAGCTTCGCCGAAGAAGGAGGCTCCGGCACCCCGGTGCCCGATCTGTCGATCGAAGTAGACGATGTGGAATCAGCATATGAGCGCGTCAAGGCTTCGGGTTTTGCCATCGAATATGGTCCGGTTGACGAACCGTGGGGGGTCCGTCGGTTCTTCGTTCGCGACCCGTTCAACAAACTGATCAATGTTCTTGCGCACATTTGA
- a CDS encoding AbiV family abortive infection protein produces MSTNGRTDTHNLSVYKWKKLGKESLLNALRLHRDAILLFEANSFPSAFQLSVLSLEEFSKAKWIEHYYYSSITNCGFEEVEFEQQWLKLLYIHLEKQYAFVARDMFEYPPSLVEFIKNGGLERRKQQAVYVGLDRDRKTVLVKDRISLPSSVKQKEAKRMISWINAEFFLIHKTLTFYEQYFGIKEMDEVMLSPSANVIFEWPYKSRTRSAKHRHAHIVLHKDGNQAGPLRRD; encoded by the coding sequence ATGAGCACGAATGGCAGAACCGATACTCACAACCTGTCGGTGTACAAGTGGAAGAAATTGGGGAAGGAGTCGCTTCTAAATGCGCTTAGGCTTCACCGAGATGCGATTCTTCTCTTTGAAGCCAATTCTTTTCCGTCTGCGTTCCAGTTGTCGGTTCTGTCATTGGAAGAATTTTCGAAAGCCAAGTGGATCGAGCACTATTACTACAGTTCGATTACGAATTGCGGGTTCGAAGAGGTGGAGTTTGAGCAGCAGTGGCTGAAGCTTCTTTACATACATTTAGAGAAGCAATATGCCTTTGTTGCGCGCGACATGTTTGAATATCCGCCATCCCTTGTCGAATTTATAAAAAATGGAGGCTTGGAGCGGCGAAAGCAGCAAGCTGTCTACGTCGGACTGGATCGTGATCGAAAGACTGTACTAGTAAAAGATCGCATTTCACTTCCCTCATCGGTCAAGCAAAAAGAAGCAAAGCGAATGATTTCGTGGATAAACGCAGAGTTTTTTCTCATACACAAGACACTGACGTTTTACGAGCAATACTTTGGAATTAAAGAAATGGATGAGGTTATGCTTTCGCCATCGGCCAATGTGATATTTGAATGGCCTTACAAATCCAGAACGAGATCAGCCAAACACCGCCACGCGCATATCGTGCTGCATAAGGATGGTAATCAAGCTGGACCACTGCGTCGTGACTGA
- a CDS encoding PhoH family protein: MPLPTPPSKLGSLLPPDEYKAKARPSRTPKRAADGDTATAAAAVAEYASPANVAAPMAPAANAPAALHAVAPAAADAATTSGTRSRKSRQTAALLTPVQAPVPARPEARAEAPVAAAAPAAAAGEAARATRTRKKAPAVELQKLFVLDTNVLMHDPSSLFRFEEHDVYLPMMTLEELDNHKKGMSEVARNARQVSRTLDALVADAGPISEGIALSRLGSREALGRLYFQTTLTDIEPVEGLPQGKADNQILGVVRALQRERTDRLVVLVSKDINMRIKAHALGLPAEDYFNDQVLEDKDLLYSGVRELPQDFWTKHAKGMESWQDTKTGTTYYRVTGPLVASMLVNEFLYLEPRNGEPTFHAIVRELNGKTALLQTLRDYSHHKNNVWGITARNREQNFALNLLMNPEIDFVTLLGQAGTGKTLVALAAGLAQVLDDKRYNEIIVTRATVPVGEDIGFLPGTEEEKMQPWMGAFDDNLEVLQKTDDAAGEWGRAATQELIRSRLKVKSMNFMRGRTFVDKYVIIDEAQNLTPKQMKTLVTRAGPGTKIVCLGNIAQIDTPYLTEGSSGLTYVVDRFKGWGHSGHVTLARGERSRLADYASDIL, encoded by the coding sequence ATGCCTTTGCCTACTCCCCCCAGCAAGCTCGGCAGCCTGCTGCCGCCCGACGAATACAAGGCGAAAGCGCGCCCCAGCCGCACCCCCAAGCGCGCCGCCGATGGGGACACGGCGACCGCCGCCGCGGCCGTAGCCGAATACGCCTCGCCTGCCAACGTCGCCGCTCCGATGGCTCCCGCCGCCAATGCTCCCGCCGCGCTGCACGCGGTGGCGCCGGCCGCGGCCGACGCCGCGACGACGTCCGGCACGCGGTCGCGCAAGTCGCGCCAGACCGCCGCGTTGCTGACGCCGGTGCAAGCGCCGGTGCCGGCCCGGCCCGAGGCACGTGCCGAAGCGCCGGTGGCCGCCGCCGCGCCGGCAGCGGCCGCCGGCGAAGCCGCGCGTGCCACACGCACGCGCAAGAAGGCCCCCGCCGTCGAACTGCAGAAGCTGTTCGTGCTGGACACGAACGTGCTGATGCACGACCCGAGCAGCCTGTTCCGCTTCGAGGAACACGACGTCTATCTGCCGATGATGACGCTCGAGGAACTCGACAACCACAAGAAGGGCATGTCGGAAGTGGCGCGCAACGCGCGTCAGGTGAGCCGCACGCTCGACGCGCTGGTGGCCGACGCCGGTCCGATCTCGGAGGGCATCGCATTGTCGCGCCTGGGCAGCCGCGAGGCGCTCGGCCGGCTCTACTTCCAGACCACGCTGACCGACATCGAGCCGGTGGAAGGCCTGCCTCAGGGCAAGGCCGACAACCAGATCCTCGGCGTGGTGCGCGCGCTGCAGCGCGAGCGCACCGACCGCCTGGTCGTGCTGGTGTCGAAAGACATCAACATGCGCATCAAGGCGCATGCGCTTGGCCTGCCCGCCGAGGACTACTTCAACGATCAGGTGCTCGAGGACAAGGACCTCCTGTACTCGGGCGTGCGCGAGCTGCCGCAGGATTTCTGGACCAAGCACGCCAAGGGCATGGAGAGCTGGCAGGACACCAAGACCGGCACCACGTACTACCGCGTGACCGGCCCGCTGGTGGCCTCGATGCTCGTCAACGAGTTCCTCTATCTCGAGCCGCGCAACGGCGAGCCGACCTTCCACGCGATCGTGCGCGAGTTGAACGGCAAGACGGCGCTGCTGCAGACGCTGCGTGACTACAGCCACCACAAGAACAACGTGTGGGGCATCACGGCGCGCAACCGCGAGCAGAATTTCGCGCTGAACCTGCTGATGAACCCCGAGATCGACTTCGTCACGCTGCTCGGCCAGGCCGGCACCGGCAAGACGCTGGTCGCGCTCGCGGCGGGCCTCGCGCAGGTGCTCGACGACAAGCGCTACAACGAGATCATCGTCACGCGCGCGACGGTGCCGGTGGGCGAGGACATCGGCTTCCTGCCGGGGACCGAGGAAGAGAAGATGCAGCCGTGGATGGGCGCCTTCGACGACAATCTCGAGGTGCTGCAGAAGACCGACGACGCGGCCGGCGAATGGGGGCGCGCCGCCACCCAGGAACTGATCCGCTCGCGGCTCAAGGTCAAGAGCATGAACTTCATGCGCGGGCGCACTTTCGTCGACAAGTACGTGATTATCGACGAGGCGCAAAACCTGACGCCGAAGCAGATGAAGACGCTCGTCACGCGTGCCGGCCCCGGTACGAAGATCGTCTGCCTCGGCAATATCGCGCAGATCGATACGCCTTATTTGACCGAGGGCAGCTCGGGGCTGACGTACGTGGTGGACCGCTTCAAGGGCTGGGGGCACAGCGGACATGTGACGCTGGCTCGGGGCGAGCGCTCGCGGCTGGCGGATTACGCGTCGGATATTCTGTGA
- a CDS encoding peroxiredoxin, producing MSVEIDRPVPDFTAPATGGEFTLSSLNGKKLVLYFYPKDNTPGCTTEGLQFRDLYPKFKKAGAEIVGVSRDSLRSHDSFKAKLELPFPLVSDPDETLCAMFGVMKLKKMYGKEVRGVERSTFLIDGDGVLRREWRGVKVPGHVDEVLDAVQAL from the coding sequence GTGTCAGTCGAAATCGACCGCCCAGTTCCCGATTTCACCGCGCCGGCGACAGGTGGCGAGTTCACCCTGTCCTCGCTGAACGGCAAGAAGCTCGTGCTGTATTTCTATCCCAAGGACAACACGCCCGGCTGCACCACCGAAGGGTTGCAGTTCCGCGATCTGTACCCGAAGTTCAAGAAGGCCGGCGCCGAGATCGTCGGCGTGTCGCGCGACAGCCTGCGCTCGCACGACAGCTTCAAGGCCAAGCTCGAACTGCCGTTCCCGCTCGTTTCGGACCCCGACGAAACGCTCTGCGCGATGTTCGGCGTCATGAAACTGAAGAAAATGTATGGCAAGGAAGTGCGTGGGGTCGAGCGCTCGACCTTCCTGATCGACGGCGACGGCGTGCTGCGCCGGGAGTGGCGCGGCGTCAAGGTGCCGGGGCACGTGGACGAGGTGCTCGACGCTGTACAAGCGCTTTGA
- a CDS encoding polysaccharide deacetylase family protein yields MARIVLKIDVDTLRGTREGVPNLARIFDRYAARATFLFSLGPDHTGWAMRRVLRPGFLKKVSRTSVVEHYGIRQLMYGVLLPGPDIGRRAAAEMRAIHEAGFECGIHTWDHVYWQDNVRGRERAWTAREMGKSHARFVEIFGAPPATHGAAGWQMNDAAFEQIDAWGMRYASDGRGHGPYRPVVAGRTLGHVQLPTTLPTLDEVLGVDGVDESNVAAHLLARTERNPHDQVFTLHAELEGQKLAPVFEQLLAGWRAQGHTFATMGDYHAALDFDTLPSYPVTWGEIPGRSGELIVQPG; encoded by the coding sequence TTGGCCCGCATCGTCCTCAAGATCGACGTCGACACGCTGCGCGGCACGCGCGAGGGTGTGCCGAACCTCGCGCGGATCTTCGATCGCTACGCCGCGCGCGCGACCTTCCTGTTCAGCCTCGGCCCCGACCACACCGGCTGGGCGATGCGCCGCGTGCTGCGGCCGGGCTTCCTGAAGAAGGTCTCGCGCACCTCGGTGGTCGAGCACTACGGCATCCGCCAGCTGATGTACGGCGTGCTGCTGCCGGGGCCGGACATCGGCCGCCGCGCGGCGGCCGAGATGCGCGCGATCCACGAAGCAGGCTTCGAGTGCGGCATTCACACCTGGGATCACGTCTACTGGCAGGACAACGTGCGCGGGCGCGAACGCGCCTGGACTGCGCGCGAGATGGGCAAGAGCCATGCGCGCTTCGTCGAGATATTCGGCGCGCCGCCGGCCACGCACGGCGCGGCCGGCTGGCAGATGAACGACGCCGCGTTCGAGCAGATCGACGCCTGGGGCATGCGCTACGCGTCCGACGGCCGGGGCCACGGGCCCTACCGTCCGGTGGTGGCGGGCCGCACGCTCGGCCACGTGCAGCTGCCGACCACGCTGCCGACGCTCGACGAAGTGCTGGGCGTCGACGGCGTGGATGAGTCGAACGTGGCCGCCCACCTGCTCGCGCGCACCGAACGCAATCCGCACGACCAGGTGTTTACGCTGCACGCCGAGCTGGAAGGCCAGAAGCTCGCGCCGGTATTCGAGCAACTGCTCGCCGGCTGGCGCGCGCAGGGCCACACGTTCGCGACGATGGGCGACTATCATGCCGCGCTGGATTTCGACACGCTGCCATCGTACCCTGTTACGTGGGGCGAAATCCCAGGTCGCTCCGGCGAGCTGATCGTCCAGCCCGGCTGA
- a CDS encoding bifunctional UDP-4-keto-pentose/UDP-xylose synthase, which produces MKAKKVLILGVNGFIGHHLSKRILETTDWEVFGMDMQTDRLGDLVNHPRMHFFEGDITINKEWVEYHVKKCDVILPLVAIATPATYVQQPLRVFELDFEANLPIVRSAVKYGKHLVFPSTSEVYGMCSDEQFDPDASALTYGPINKPRWIYACSKQLMDRVIWGYGMEGLNFTLFRPFNWIGPGLDSIYTPKEGSSRVVTQFLGHIVRGENISLVDGGSQKRAFTYVDDGISALMKIIENRDGVATGKIYNIGNPSNNYSVRELAHKMLELAAEFPEYADSAKNVQLVETTSGAYYGNGYQDVQNRVPKIDNTMQELGWAPETTFDDALRNIFEAYRGHVADARALVEQQG; this is translated from the coding sequence ATGAAAGCAAAAAAAGTCCTGATCCTGGGTGTGAACGGCTTCATCGGCCATCACCTGTCCAAACGCATTCTTGAAACCACCGATTGGGAAGTATTCGGGATGGACATGCAGACCGACCGGCTTGGCGACCTCGTCAACCACCCGCGGATGCATTTCTTCGAAGGCGACATCACGATCAACAAGGAATGGGTGGAATACCACGTCAAGAAGTGCGACGTGATCCTGCCGCTGGTCGCGATCGCCACGCCCGCCACCTATGTGCAGCAGCCGCTGCGCGTGTTCGAGCTCGATTTCGAGGCGAACCTGCCGATCGTGCGTTCGGCCGTGAAATACGGCAAGCATCTGGTGTTTCCGTCGACTTCCGAGGTCTACGGCATGTGCTCGGACGAGCAGTTCGATCCGGACGCTTCCGCGCTCACCTATGGCCCGATCAACAAGCCGCGCTGGATCTACGCCTGCTCGAAGCAGTTGATGGATCGCGTGATCTGGGGCTACGGCATGGAGGGCCTGAACTTCACGCTGTTCCGCCCGTTCAACTGGATCGGCCCGGGCCTCGACTCGATCTACACGCCCAAGGAAGGCAGCTCGCGCGTGGTCACGCAGTTCCTCGGCCACATCGTGCGCGGCGAGAACATCAGCCTCGTCGACGGCGGCTCGCAGAAGCGCGCGTTCACCTATGTCGACGACGGCATCAGCGCGCTGATGAAGATCATCGAGAACCGCGACGGCGTGGCCACCGGCAAGATCTACAACATCGGCAACCCGAGCAACAACTACTCGGTGCGCGAGCTCGCGCACAAGATGCTCGAACTGGCGGCCGAATTCCCCGAGTACGCCGATTCGGCGAAGAACGTGCAGCTCGTCGAGACCACCTCGGGCGCCTACTACGGCAACGGCTACCAGGACGTGCAGAACCGCGTGCCGAAGATCGACAATACGATGCAAGAGCTCGGCTGGGCACCGGAGACGACGTTCGACGACGCGCTGCGCAACATCTTCGAGGCGTACCGCGGCCACGTGGCCGACGCGCGCGCGCTGGTCGAGCAGCAAGGCTGA